From a region of the Marinomonas mediterranea MMB-1 genome:
- the hldE gene encoding bifunctional D-glycero-beta-D-manno-heptose-7-phosphate kinase/D-glycero-beta-D-manno-heptose 1-phosphate adenylyltransferase HldE: MNSSYLNFKDKNILVVGDVMLDRYWHGGTSRISPEAPVQVVKVSNIEDRPGGAANVALGLAKLGVSVTLVGVVGDDENAGILKKSLEKEGVECHFVYSPALPTITKLRVISRHQQLIRLDFEEREDTLEQNEKILEAVTECLPNANAVIFSDYAKGCLAGVPDLIEAANKQNVPSFVDPKGNDFSIYQGATLVKPNLSEFEAIVGKCESAKEIVDKGNALREKHSWDALLVTRGEDGLVLLQDNHNPFSLATAAKEVFDVTGAGDTVIAALTAVYVTSQRFVDAVEYANQAAGFVVGKLGTASITSEQLEVIMFARSRTTNFGVLSPEQVREQIKLAQLNGEKVVFTNGCFDILHPGHVAYMRQAKALGDRLIVAVNTDASVKRLKGEKRPINDLKHRMAVLEGIGAIDWVTCFDEDTPKELIEALSPDVLVKGGDYTIDSIVGADHVINSGGEVKVLTFVDGYSTTSIIEKANG, encoded by the coding sequence ATGAACTCTTCTTACTTGAATTTTAAAGATAAAAACATACTTGTAGTAGGCGATGTAATGTTGGATCGCTATTGGCATGGCGGCACTTCTCGAATTTCGCCTGAAGCCCCTGTGCAAGTTGTGAAAGTCTCTAATATTGAAGACCGCCCTGGTGGTGCAGCCAATGTCGCCCTGGGGTTAGCTAAGTTAGGCGTCTCGGTCACTTTAGTGGGTGTAGTCGGTGACGATGAAAATGCGGGTATACTTAAAAAGTCGCTAGAGAAGGAAGGTGTAGAATGTCACTTTGTTTACTCTCCAGCGCTTCCTACTATTACTAAACTGCGAGTGATTAGCCGCCATCAACAGCTAATACGCCTTGATTTCGAAGAGCGTGAAGACACACTTGAGCAAAATGAGAAGATCTTAGAAGCGGTGACCGAGTGTTTACCCAATGCAAATGCTGTCATTTTCTCTGATTACGCGAAAGGCTGTTTAGCGGGTGTGCCTGATCTAATTGAAGCAGCGAATAAACAGAACGTGCCCAGCTTTGTTGACCCGAAAGGAAACGATTTTTCTATTTATCAAGGCGCAACACTGGTTAAACCGAATTTAAGTGAATTTGAAGCGATCGTTGGCAAGTGTGAGAGCGCTAAAGAAATTGTTGACAAAGGTAATGCGCTTCGAGAGAAACATAGCTGGGATGCCTTGTTAGTCACACGCGGTGAAGATGGTTTGGTTTTACTGCAAGATAATCACAACCCTTTCTCACTGGCTACGGCGGCTAAGGAAGTATTTGATGTTACAGGAGCAGGCGATACGGTGATCGCTGCTCTTACAGCAGTATACGTAACTAGTCAGCGTTTTGTTGATGCCGTTGAGTATGCGAATCAAGCCGCTGGTTTTGTAGTCGGAAAACTTGGAACCGCCTCTATTACCTCGGAGCAGTTAGAGGTCATCATGTTTGCGCGCTCGCGAACGACTAATTTTGGTGTTTTATCGCCAGAGCAAGTGCGAGAACAGATTAAACTTGCTCAACTTAATGGTGAAAAAGTAGTTTTCACCAACGGGTGTTTTGATATTTTACACCCCGGGCATGTTGCCTATATGAGGCAAGCAAAAGCCTTAGGTGATCGGTTAATTGTAGCCGTAAATACTGATGCATCTGTAAAGCGTCTTAAAGGTGAAAAGCGCCCCATTAATGATCTTAAGCATCGAATGGCGGTACTAGAAGGTATTGGTGCTATTGATTGGGTGACTTGTTTTGACGAAGACACTCCTAAAGAACTGATCGAAGCATTGTCACCTGATGTACTCGTCAAAGGCGGCGACTACACGATTGATAGTATTGTCGGAGCGGATCACGTGATTAATTCCGGTGGTGAAGTAAAAGTCTTAACCTTTGTCGATGGTTACTCGACGACTTCAATTATCGAAAAGGCGAATGGCTAA
- a CDS encoding DUF6471 domain-containing protein — protein MNPDQNIKNRHSLSPYKLAITRYIRSSLALKGMKYEDLSMALDKKGICMTPENLRSKTHKGMFSADLFAVIVDVLELEDTALQEILKQVKNV, from the coding sequence ATGAACCCAGATCAAAATATTAAAAACCGACACTCTCTATCTCCCTATAAACTTGCAATCACTCGTTACATTCGTTCGTCTCTCGCATTAAAAGGGATGAAGTACGAAGACCTATCTATGGCATTGGATAAAAAGGGAATCTGTATGACGCCAGAGAATTTACGTAGCAAAACACATAAAGGCATGTTTTCCGCCGATCTATTTGCAGTCATCGTGGATGTATTGGAGTTGGAAGACACTGCGCTGCAAGAGATCCTAAAGCAGGTAAAAAATGTTTAA
- a CDS encoding PspA/IM30 family protein translates to MSLKKLWTALRGATNEGIEAVADSQAIRILDQEMREAKKELQSCDESLTRIMAKRKLAEGKVSALKADIETYTNHAIAASETDEALAIECADRVSELESTLDVEQGILDSFLSSEKSLKANISKAKTNVRRMEQQIEQVKATESVQQAQVAVSTRHMGANSKVKTALSSLDRIKEKQKQRSAELDVAEELAAEESGSSLDSKLKAAGIKSGASKSGSDKLAQLLASKKG, encoded by the coding sequence ATGAGCCTGAAAAAATTATGGACAGCACTTCGTGGTGCAACCAATGAAGGGATCGAAGCCGTTGCTGATTCTCAAGCGATTCGCATACTGGATCAAGAGATGCGTGAAGCGAAAAAAGAGCTTCAATCTTGTGATGAAAGTCTAACTCGTATTATGGCGAAACGTAAATTAGCTGAAGGCAAAGTATCGGCATTGAAAGCGGATATCGAAACCTATACGAATCATGCTATTGCAGCGAGCGAGACTGATGAGGCATTAGCGATCGAATGTGCTGATAGAGTCAGTGAATTAGAATCTACTCTTGACGTTGAGCAAGGTATTCTTGATAGCTTTTTATCTTCTGAAAAGTCTTTGAAAGCCAATATTTCAAAAGCAAAAACCAATGTTCGTCGCATGGAGCAGCAGATAGAGCAAGTGAAAGCAACAGAGTCTGTTCAACAAGCACAAGTTGCTGTATCGACTCGGCATATGGGTGCAAATAGCAAAGTCAAAACTGCCTTAAGTAGCCTTGATCGTATTAAAGAAAAGCAAAAGCAACGCAGTGCTGAGTTAGACGTTGCCGAAGAGCTAGCGGCTGAAGAGTCCGGTAGTTCATTGGACTCTAAATTAAAAGCGGCAGGTATTAAATCGGGAGCAAGCAAAAGCGGTTCAGACAAGCTTGCGCAGTTACTTGCTTCTAAGAAAGGGTAG
- a CDS encoding AGE family epimerase/isomerase, protein MFQNSLISCQNLFFHGILKNWQEHAFDPLRGFSYESMRHNWERNKVGRVRLLTQCRQLYTLSHASLSYSDCVNNSLLTPLFDFILAHFKQDQRWIFSLNDDLEKLDTKTDAYALAFVLLSFSHYFKATGDERALNEIQVTHDFLQDNMRSEFGGFEESYPIDRSLIRRQNPHMHLLEGYLAAYEVTQETAYKIQIGELLTLARSAFFDPITNTLREFFLKNWKVHPSEGHIIEPGHHFEWIWLLHKANKVSPNSMNIEIADKLWSIASKHGISEKSGVFNQIHADSYVTLDTEKRIWPITEYLKALCVIDLDENEKLDRFEKALSFLKDHYFTADGRWNEYLNEDDSPKNIPLPGTTTYHIFLGLNEVINWSQTEFTK, encoded by the coding sequence ATGTTTCAAAATAGTCTCATTTCTTGTCAAAACCTGTTTTTTCACGGCATTTTGAAAAACTGGCAAGAGCATGCATTTGATCCTTTACGCGGCTTTAGCTATGAAAGCATGCGACACAATTGGGAAAGAAATAAGGTTGGTCGTGTACGCCTACTGACTCAATGTCGCCAACTTTATACATTAAGTCATGCTTCTTTGTCTTACTCTGATTGCGTCAACAACTCTTTGCTAACGCCGTTATTTGATTTCATTCTGGCTCATTTTAAACAGGATCAACGGTGGATATTTTCCTTAAATGACGACTTAGAAAAGCTCGATACCAAGACTGATGCTTACGCTCTGGCGTTCGTTTTACTCTCGTTCAGTCATTACTTCAAAGCAACAGGCGACGAAAGAGCACTTAATGAAATACAAGTAACTCACGATTTTTTACAAGATAATATGCGTTCAGAGTTTGGCGGTTTTGAGGAGAGCTACCCTATAGATCGCTCCTTGATTCGACGACAGAACCCTCACATGCATTTACTTGAAGGTTACCTTGCCGCATACGAAGTGACACAAGAAACTGCCTATAAAATTCAAATTGGTGAGTTACTAACGCTTGCACGTTCCGCGTTTTTTGATCCAATAACCAATACTCTACGAGAGTTTTTTCTAAAAAACTGGAAAGTTCACCCGTCGGAAGGACACATCATTGAGCCAGGGCACCACTTTGAGTGGATATGGCTACTGCATAAGGCAAACAAAGTTTCTCCAAATTCAATGAACATAGAGATTGCAGATAAGCTTTGGTCTATCGCGTCTAAACATGGAATTTCTGAAAAAAGTGGCGTGTTTAACCAAATCCATGCTGATAGCTACGTAACACTAGACACTGAAAAGCGTATTTGGCCGATAACAGAATACTTAAAAGCGTTGTGTGTCATTGATCTGGACGAAAACGAAAAATTAGATCGTTTCGAAAAAGCTCTATCGTTTTTAAAAGATCATTACTTTACAGCAGACGGCAGATGGAACGAGTATTTAAATGAAGACGATTCCCCGAAAAATATCCCTCTACCAGGCACCACGACCTACCATATTTTCTTAGGTCTAAACGAAGTGATAAACTGGTCGCAAACTGAATTTACTAAATAG
- a CDS encoding DUF1190 domain-containing protein, whose product MKRSQYISLNKMRKEGPKHPAFRPLTLAIAAITLTACSQPDEEVKVVSSVEDCTANTTLSLQQCQVAYQKAIEESVRTGPRYGSERQCEEDFGYDQCIRPQSSGFFMPMLTGFMIGNMLNNRAYTYNPVYQYRNSGSSYRNRLMTADGAIIGTPGKRSYSVPPSALKPKPKVTRTVSRGGFGAVASAKSNWGGGKSKGWGG is encoded by the coding sequence GTGAAAAGAAGCCAATATATTAGCCTTAATAAAATGCGCAAAGAAGGTCCGAAGCATCCCGCGTTTCGACCACTTACGCTCGCGATTGCAGCGATTACCTTAACGGCATGCAGCCAGCCTGATGAAGAAGTAAAGGTTGTATCTTCTGTTGAAGACTGTACTGCGAATACCACACTTTCGTTGCAACAATGTCAGGTCGCGTATCAAAAAGCGATTGAAGAGTCGGTACGTACTGGTCCTAGATATGGAAGTGAGCGGCAATGTGAAGAAGATTTTGGTTATGATCAATGTATCAGACCGCAATCCTCTGGCTTTTTTATGCCGATGTTGACCGGCTTTATGATAGGTAACATGTTGAATAATAGAGCCTATACCTATAATCCCGTTTATCAATATCGTAATTCAGGATCATCCTATCGTAATAGGTTGATGACAGCGGATGGCGCTATTATTGGTACCCCTGGAAAGCGTTCGTATTCTGTTCCTCCTTCAGCATTGAAGCCAAAACCAAAAGTAACGCGCACAGTCTCGCGCGGAGGTTTTGGTGCGGTGGCATCTGCCAAGTCAAATTGGGGCGGTGGTAAATCGAAAGGGTGGGGCGGCTAG
- the msbA gene encoding lipid A export permease/ATP-binding protein MsbA, with amino-acid sequence MQKAAQASSKDAQHKPLDESGLKVYLRLLGYIRSSWFYFALSVFGFVLYSAMEPAQAWILKHIVDVVSNNEIAENRLLIPLAILVIFIIRGLGTFLGSYFMALIANKVVYDLRTSMFEKMVVLPSNYFHSMPSGRLLSKITYDTEQVTGSVTSAIKVILREGFTVVGLLGYMLYINWKLSLLFLIILPVIGLVVSYASKRFRKLSKRIQGAMGGVTDVASEAIKGQEVVKIFGGIEYETKRFRDAAHENRRSQLKMELTKALNTPIVQFLVAISLSGLIWLALDPTFSDNMSSGDFVSFITAAGMLSKPMRQLTEVNSILQKGIAAAQSIFEFIDMDEEVDQGKRRSNSLKGEIRWEDVRFQYPSSDKLALNDVSLTLEAGKTLALVGRSGGGKSTIASLIPRFYDVTGGRLLIDGHEIQDYDLTSLRDKIALVNQNVVLFNGTIRENIAYGRLRNTPDQKIIDAAKAANALDFIQELENGFDTVVGENGVLLSGGQRQRIAIARAILKNAPILILDEATSALDSESERAIQQALDTLMENRTTIAIAHRLSTIEKADMIAVIDHGEIVEVGTHSELLEKDGAYAQLHKQQFAE; translated from the coding sequence ATGCAAAAAGCAGCTCAAGCTTCTTCGAAAGATGCTCAACACAAACCACTAGATGAGTCAGGCTTAAAGGTTTATTTACGTCTCTTGGGCTATATACGTTCTTCTTGGTTTTATTTTGCTCTAAGTGTATTTGGTTTTGTTTTGTACTCCGCAATGGAGCCAGCTCAAGCTTGGATCTTGAAACACATAGTTGATGTAGTATCTAACAATGAGATTGCGGAAAATAGACTACTCATCCCGCTTGCGATACTGGTGATTTTTATTATTCGTGGTTTGGGTACCTTTCTAGGTAGCTACTTTATGGCCTTGATAGCCAATAAAGTGGTATACGATCTAAGAACCAGTATGTTTGAAAAAATGGTCGTGTTGCCTTCCAACTATTTCCACAGCATGCCTTCGGGGCGCTTACTCTCAAAAATTACGTATGATACCGAACAGGTAACAGGGTCTGTTACCTCCGCGATTAAGGTCATACTTCGCGAGGGTTTTACCGTTGTTGGTTTGCTGGGTTACATGCTCTACATTAATTGGAAACTGTCGTTATTGTTTCTGATTATTCTTCCTGTTATCGGATTAGTCGTATCTTATGCTTCTAAGCGTTTTAGAAAGCTAAGTAAGCGCATACAAGGTGCGATGGGGGGAGTGACTGATGTGGCTTCTGAAGCCATCAAAGGGCAGGAAGTTGTTAAAATCTTTGGTGGGATTGAATACGAAACCAAACGTTTTCGTGATGCGGCCCATGAAAATCGCCGATCTCAACTGAAAATGGAGTTAACCAAAGCACTTAATACCCCTATTGTTCAGTTTCTAGTGGCGATTTCGCTCTCTGGCTTAATTTGGTTGGCACTTGACCCAACGTTCAGTGACAACATGTCATCAGGCGATTTTGTTTCTTTTATTACCGCCGCTGGCATGCTCAGCAAACCGATGCGACAGCTGACGGAAGTGAACAGCATCCTGCAGAAAGGTATCGCTGCCGCTCAAAGTATCTTTGAGTTTATTGATATGGACGAAGAAGTTGACCAAGGTAAACGACGTTCAAATTCCCTAAAGGGAGAAATTCGTTGGGAGGATGTGCGTTTTCAATACCCATCTTCGGATAAGTTGGCATTGAACGACGTCAGCTTAACGCTTGAAGCGGGTAAAACGTTGGCTTTAGTGGGGCGCTCTGGTGGCGGTAAATCAACCATCGCAAGCCTAATTCCTCGTTTTTATGACGTCACGGGCGGCCGTCTTTTAATCGATGGTCATGAAATACAAGACTATGACCTGACCTCATTGCGGGACAAGATCGCACTGGTTAATCAGAATGTTGTATTGTTTAATGGCACCATTCGAGAAAACATCGCTTATGGTCGATTGCGGAATACACCAGACCAGAAAATAATCGACGCTGCTAAAGCCGCGAATGCACTCGACTTTATTCAAGAACTAGAAAACGGGTTTGATACCGTCGTTGGTGAGAATGGTGTATTGCTTTCGGGTGGACAACGTCAGCGTATCGCAATTGCTCGTGCGATCTTGAAGAATGCGCCTATTCTTATTTTGGACGAAGCGACTTCTGCATTGGACAGTGAATCAGAGCGAGCAATTCAGCAAGCCTTAGATACCTTGATGGAGAACCGCACTACCATCGCGATTGCCCATCGACTCTCAACCATAGAAAAAGCAGATATGATTGCGGTAATAGATCACGGGGAGATCGTCGAAGTCGGTACGCATTCTGAACTTCTTGAAAAAGACGGTGCTTATGCACAGCTTCACAAACAGCAGTTTGCAGAATAA
- a CDS encoding 3-deoxy-D-manno-octulosonic acid transferase, which translates to MWLYQVLLKCLKPVLMKKVRRYQASYSNYRLEEVFGNWPETKVEFWLHCASVGEVLAAKELVARWLAAHPQQTLLLTTVTPTGAEQAIKLFGNQIVHRYLPMDYPAYVNKALSQVQCRRMAIIETELWPNLLKGLKAKNIPICIVNARMSEKSAKNYKRFSGFSRKLFAFPDLFLAHHENDSARFIELGARHVEVSGSIKFDVMLSQDVLESDWREALGSNRFVWIGASTHDGEDEVLLAVHKTLKNTFPNALLILVPRHPERFESVTKLANQFFSKVEKRSDDKTNNWCDTDVLIGDSMGELMRYYQASDVAFVGGSLIERGGHNPIEPAVLGKPILVGPHTFNFKEITQSLIEEGGALRCEAKDALVKALIALSERDNRVEMGQKALVYAQKNQGALERTLEHIEELTSV; encoded by the coding sequence ATGTGGTTATATCAAGTACTGCTTAAATGTCTCAAACCTGTTTTGATGAAAAAGGTTCGGCGCTATCAGGCGAGTTATTCAAATTATCGTCTTGAAGAAGTGTTTGGAAACTGGCCTGAAACCAAAGTCGAGTTCTGGTTGCATTGTGCCTCAGTGGGTGAAGTCTTAGCAGCCAAAGAGTTAGTAGCTCGGTGGCTTGCAGCTCACCCACAGCAAACTCTCTTACTAACCACTGTCACGCCGACGGGAGCTGAACAAGCGATTAAGCTGTTTGGTAATCAAATCGTACATCGTTATTTGCCTATGGATTATCCGGCGTATGTGAATAAGGCGCTGAGTCAGGTTCAATGTCGGCGAATGGCAATCATTGAGACGGAACTATGGCCTAACCTTTTAAAAGGTCTTAAAGCCAAAAACATTCCGATCTGTATTGTTAATGCTCGAATGAGCGAAAAGTCGGCGAAAAACTACAAACGATTTTCAGGCTTCTCTCGTAAGCTGTTTGCTTTCCCCGATTTATTTCTCGCTCATCATGAAAATGACTCAGCCCGCTTTATTGAGCTTGGCGCGAGGCATGTAGAAGTGTCTGGCAGTATTAAGTTTGACGTTATGCTCTCACAAGATGTGCTTGAGTCAGACTGGCGGGAAGCGCTTGGTTCAAACCGCTTTGTTTGGATCGGAGCCAGTACGCATGACGGTGAAGACGAAGTCTTACTTGCTGTGCACAAAACATTAAAAAATACCTTTCCCAATGCTTTGCTTATTCTTGTGCCAAGGCACCCAGAGCGCTTTGAAAGTGTCACGAAACTTGCCAATCAGTTTTTTTCAAAAGTAGAAAAACGTTCTGACGATAAGACCAATAATTGGTGTGACACTGATGTGTTAATTGGCGACAGCATGGGTGAGCTTATGCGCTATTATCAAGCTTCTGACGTTGCTTTTGTTGGCGGCAGTCTAATTGAACGTGGCGGACATAACCCAATTGAGCCTGCCGTACTAGGAAAGCCCATTTTAGTTGGGCCTCATACCTTTAATTTTAAAGAAATTACTCAATCCTTGATTGAAGAGGGTGGAGCACTACGTTGTGAAGCGAAAGATGCGCTTGTTAAAGCTCTAATAGCACTAAGCGAAAGAGATAATAGGGTAGAAATGGGGCAAAAAGCGCTGGTTTATGCTCAAAAGAATCAAGGGGCGTTGGAGCGCACGTTAGAGCACATTGAAGAGCTTACTTCTGTCTAA
- a CDS encoding DUF2170 family protein, giving the protein MSWNKDTLLTLIEAQPNWVVEPEGECLNISNDEGIDVFVYVGNQQILVETALFSAANVKDKDRLNNLILRSHQLVPLTSICIKNIGDDEYYIAFGALSIDSKESVVLEEIETLFNNVSEFLELYSDDLNMEIVL; this is encoded by the coding sequence ATGTCCTGGAACAAAGATACACTGTTGACGCTCATTGAAGCTCAGCCTAATTGGGTTGTAGAGCCAGAAGGTGAGTGTCTAAATATTTCTAATGATGAAGGCATTGATGTTTTTGTCTATGTGGGCAATCAGCAAATTTTGGTCGAGACAGCGTTATTTTCAGCGGCGAATGTCAAAGATAAAGACCGTTTGAACAACCTCATTTTACGCAGCCATCAGTTAGTACCGCTAACCTCTATCTGCATTAAAAACATCGGTGATGATGAGTACTACATTGCATTTGGTGCGTTATCCATTGACAGTAAAGAAAGTGTTGTACTGGAAGAGATTGAAACCCTTTTCAATAATGTATCCGAGTTTCTTGAGTTATACAGTGACGACCTAAATATGGAGATCGTACTATGA
- a CDS encoding YjfK family protein produces MFSSLFKKNKPKSPSQDTPSIMGLRLGGSFEIDPLLMRMTQDSLVIDNAASSYIIKAAGIAELDGTWMFRFYTDDDAFLQVIAEGGKKAEDVVDVKLFHFYDTQDIASQSVWDTLLNQQIGTPTYELENHLYQRVWTSASDYHNPVYVQERTYDDEGEMSETDQFIMLFEREIANDCTESLFLSAEESEQQGGLNRCFVLSTGITLSPSQLTIHG; encoded by the coding sequence ATGTTTTCGTCACTTTTTAAGAAAAATAAACCAAAGTCCCCATCTCAAGATACACCTTCTATTATGGGGTTGCGCTTAGGTGGTAGTTTTGAAATAGACCCACTTTTAATGCGAATGACGCAAGACAGTCTAGTCATTGATAACGCTGCTTCTAGCTACATAATAAAGGCGGCAGGAATCGCAGAACTTGATGGAACGTGGATGTTTCGTTTTTATACGGATGATGATGCCTTTCTCCAAGTCATTGCTGAAGGCGGTAAAAAAGCGGAAGACGTTGTTGATGTAAAGCTTTTTCATTTTTACGACACTCAAGATATCGCCTCCCAAAGTGTGTGGGATACCTTGTTAAACCAACAAATAGGCACGCCGACTTACGAATTAGAAAACCATCTTTATCAGAGGGTTTGGACCTCTGCGAGCGACTACCACAATCCTGTATATGTACAAGAACGTACTTATGACGACGAAGGTGAAATGTCAGAAACGGATCAATTTATAATGCTATTTGAGCGTGAAATAGCCAATGATTGTACTGAATCACTCTTCCTTTCAGCGGAGGAAAGTGAGCAGCAAGGTGGGTTAAATCGCTGTTTTGTGTTAAGTACTGGTATTACACTAAGCCCTTCTCAATTAACAATCCATGGTTAA
- a CDS encoding DUF350 domain-containing protein — translation MDPQVQDLLISVGNFGGYFGLALLFVVVFTFVYSFITPHDEWKLIKSEQNTAASIGLGGAIIGFSIALGGAASNSVSIVDFAIWGLIALVAQSLAFAVVRFIFMPKIVARIIANEVSAGIILASVSVSVGVLNSACMTY, via the coding sequence ATGGATCCGCAAGTGCAAGACCTTCTCATAAGTGTTGGTAATTTTGGTGGCTATTTTGGCCTGGCTCTCTTATTCGTCGTTGTCTTTACTTTCGTGTACTCGTTCATTACCCCTCATGACGAATGGAAGTTGATTAAATCCGAACAAAATACGGCGGCTTCTATTGGTTTAGGTGGCGCTATCATTGGTTTTTCAATTGCGTTGGGAGGCGCGGCATCCAACTCGGTTTCTATTGTCGATTTCGCTATTTGGGGGCTAATCGCACTCGTCGCGCAATCTCTCGCATTTGCCGTGGTTCGATTCATCTTTATGCCAAAAATTGTTGCTCGAATCATTGCCAATGAAGTGAGCGCAGGGATTATTCTCGCGTCGGTCAGTGTTTCCGTAGGGGTACTTAATTCAGCATGTATGACTTATTGA
- a CDS encoding rhomboid family intramembrane serine protease — MFKKIIPAEITYFVIAIWGVFFANIILVGINLNQFGIRPRTLDGLYGIVLSPFLHAGLYHLISNTLPLLVLGSLLRASVGSNKLRYIMTLGALGSGIGVWCFGSSHVIVGASGMVFALLGFMFSNALFNPSIRNWLIAIAAFITYGGALFSLVSFLPYISWAAHFWGFISGVVLSILLRQK, encoded by the coding sequence ATGTTTAAGAAAATCATCCCAGCAGAAATAACGTATTTTGTTATCGCTATCTGGGGCGTATTTTTCGCCAACATTATTTTAGTCGGGATCAATCTAAATCAATTTGGAATTCGCCCAAGAACGCTGGATGGTTTATACGGTATAGTATTGTCACCGTTTTTACACGCAGGACTTTACCATTTGATTTCGAATACCCTTCCTTTACTTGTTCTAGGGAGTTTGCTGAGAGCGTCAGTCGGATCAAATAAATTACGCTATATAATGACCCTTGGCGCTCTTGGCTCGGGCATCGGAGTTTGGTGCTTTGGAAGCAGTCATGTCATAGTCGGCGCTTCGGGAATGGTGTTTGCGTTACTTGGCTTTATGTTTTCCAACGCGTTATTCAACCCTAGTATACGCAACTGGTTAATTGCTATTGCCGCTTTTATTACCTACGGCGGAGCACTTTTTTCGCTCGTTAGCTTCCTACCTTATATTTCATGGGCTGCGCATTTCTGGGGGTTCATTTCAGGCGTTGTGCTATCGATATTACTTAGACAGAAGTAA
- the rfaD gene encoding ADP-glyceromanno-heptose 6-epimerase: protein MYIVTGGAGFIGSNIIKALNKRGITNILLVDDLTDGKKCLNLSDLNIADYMDMYDFLELVKANALNLKVDAVFHEGACSATTEWNGKYVMDVNYQYSKAVLHWCLKNKVSFSYASSASVYGAGPIFQETRDHENPLNMYAFSKFQFDQYVRTILPEAKSQIVGFRYFNVYGPRENHKGSMASVAFHLRNQVLAGENPKLFGAYDGYEAGGQSRDFIYVEDLVETKLWFLENDDKSGIFNLGTGHAEPFRTIAETVIEHYGKGEIEYISFPEHLKGAYQSFTQADISKLRDSGYTGNFRSLSEGVKDYMTWLDSRD, encoded by the coding sequence ATGTATATAGTCACCGGCGGAGCCGGCTTTATCGGTAGTAATATCATCAAAGCGCTTAACAAACGCGGCATTACCAATATTCTTTTAGTAGATGATCTTACTGACGGTAAAAAATGCCTAAACCTTTCCGATCTCAACATTGCTGATTACATGGACATGTACGACTTTCTTGAGTTAGTAAAAGCAAACGCTCTTAACTTGAAAGTTGATGCCGTATTCCACGAAGGTGCATGTTCAGCAACCACCGAATGGAACGGCAAATATGTTATGGACGTCAATTACCAATACTCAAAAGCGGTGTTACATTGGTGCTTAAAAAACAAAGTGTCTTTTTCATATGCCTCTTCTGCATCGGTTTATGGTGCTGGACCAATCTTTCAAGAAACAAGAGACCACGAAAACCCGCTAAACATGTACGCGTTTTCAAAGTTTCAATTTGATCAATACGTTAGAACTATTCTTCCAGAAGCAAAATCACAAATCGTCGGCTTCCGATATTTTAACGTCTATGGGCCGCGTGAAAACCACAAAGGGTCCATGGCAAGTGTCGCTTTCCATCTTCGCAATCAAGTACTTGCAGGAGAAAACCCAAAACTGTTCGGCGCTTATGACGGCTATGAAGCCGGCGGGCAAAGTCGAGACTTTATCTATGTTGAAGATTTAGTCGAAACCAAATTATGGTTCCTCGAAAATGACGACAAGTCTGGCATTTTCAATTTGGGCACAGGACATGCAGAACCTTTTAGAACCATCGCTGAAACAGTGATAGAACATTATGGAAAAGGTGAAATTGAGTACATTTCATTCCCAGAGCATTTAAAAGGCGCTTATCAAAGTTTTACTCAGGCAGATATCAGTAAACTGCGAGACTCTGGCTACACTGGCAACTTTAGAAGCCTTTCAGAAGGCGTGAAAGATTACATGACATGGTTAGACAGTCGTGACTAA